One segment of Triticum aestivum cultivar Chinese Spring chromosome 2A, IWGSC CS RefSeq v2.1, whole genome shotgun sequence DNA contains the following:
- the LOC123188161 gene encoding interferon-related developmental regulator 2, whose product MGRSKKSKARGAGGDDLLDSSDADSVGSSSTALSDLSISYATENVNSHEFVLDKYIDALYEKRGSTREAALASLVDAFESFMLGGLVENKYATLLSLFNTSIKKGSTKEACLASRAIGLLSITLGAGSSSHETMVESHPQLSKVLQTWSDASKMISALDCLAVVTFVGATDLAETEVSLKAMWDVIHPKSGSNVGTVRKPRPPVLAAALSAWTFLLTTIGSWRINTDSWKEPIAFLSTLLGAEDRAVRMAAGEALALCFELNLLDISPSEDADDDTGVPGSSKGKLFLDMQALKAKIAGLASNLSAEAGGKGADKKNLSDQRDLFQRILDFVKYGECPEESMKIAGKRDVLRVASWSELIQLNFFKRFLGRGFLKHVQDNGLLQDIFNIKADKAETLSSNDKKIFRSGEEKGRALKLNKDRRLAQERKNAGMFDE is encoded by the exons ATGGGGAGGA GCAAGAAGAGCAAGGCCCGCGGCGCCGGAGGGGACGACCTTCTGGACAGCAGCGACGCCGACAGCGTGGGCTCGTCGTCCACCGCGCTCTCAGATCTCTCCATCTCGTACGCCACCGAGAACGTCAACTCGCACGAGTTTGTTCTCGACAAGTACATCGACGCTCTCTACGAGAAGAG GGGGTCTACAAGAGAGGCAGCATTGGCTTCGTTGGTTGATGCTTTCGAAAGTTTTATGCTTGGTGGTCTTGTTGAGAACAA ATATGCCACTCTACTGAGTCTATTCAATACTTCGATCAAGAAGGGATCTACCAAGGAGGCTTGCCTGGCATCTCGCGCCATTG GGCTACTGTCTATTACACTTGGTGCTGGCAGTAGCTCACATGAAACAATGGTAGAATCACATCCACAGCTTTCTAAGGTCCTTCAAACCTGGTCGGATGCTTCAAAGATGATCTCT GCTCTTGACTGCTTGGCCGTCGTCACATTTGTTGGTGCAACTGATCTGGCTGAAACAGAGGTATCTTTGAAAGCCATGTGGGATGTGATTCATCCAAAATCAGGTTCAAAT GTCGGTACTGTCCGGAAACCAAGGCCACCTGTGTTAGCAGCTGCTCTATCTGCATGGACTTTTCTGCTAACAACTATTGGTTCATGGCGGATAAACACTGATAGCTGGAAGGA GCCAATTGCGTTTCTCTCTACTCTTCTAGGAGCAGAGGATCGTGCTGTTCGGATGGCTGCTGGTGAAGCATTAGCTTTGTGCTTTGAGTTAAATCTACTTGATATCTCCCCTTCTGAAGATGCTGATGATGACACTGGAGTACCTGGTAGCTCTAAGGGCAAACTTTTCCTGGATATGCAAGCATTGAAAGCCAAGATAGCCGGTCTTGCCTCAAATCTCTCTGCAGAGGCAGGGGGCAAAGGTGCAGACAAGAAAAATCTTTCTGACCAAAGAGATCTGTTTCAACGGATTTTGGATTTTGTCAAG TATGGCGAGTGCCCTGAAGAATCAATGAAGATTGCTGGAAAACGTGATGTTTTAAGGGTTGCATCATGGTCTGAATTGATTCAG TTAAACTTCTTCAAACGATTCCTTGGGAGAGGCTTCCTGAAGCATGTGCAG GACAATGGACTTCTTCAAGATATCTTCAACATCAAGGCTGACAAGGCTGAAACGCTGTCATCGAATGACAAG AAAATCTTTAGATCTGGAGAAGAGAAAGGAAGAGCTCTGAAGCTGAACAAGGATCGTCGTTTAGCACAG GAGAGGAAGAACGCTGGCATGTTTGACGAGTAA
- the LOC123188160 gene encoding pentatricopeptide repeat-containing protein At1g25360-like — translation MPPPPPLHAVASLPYQCSVLLRQLAARHSPVPASPRSFLRALRRLHARLLTAALLHDPSHPHLTLRLLHLYTLSPDLAAPAILFRSDPGPIAATSLVSAYAVAGRLPDAASFFDSVPLPRRDTVLHNAMISAFARASLAAPALSVFRSLLCSDSLRPDDYSFTALLSAVGHMHNLAASHCTQLHGAVLKLGAGAVLSVSNALIALYMKCDAPEVSRDARKVLDEMPVKDELSWTTIVVGYVRKGDVHAARSAFEEVDAEFDVVWNAMISGYVQSGMCAEAFELFRRMVSKRIPPDEFTFTSVLSACANAGFFLHGKSVHGQFIRLQPNFVPEAALPVNNALVTLYSKSGKISVAARIFDSMTLKDVVSWNTILSGYIESGCLDNAARVFKEMPYKSELSWMVMVSGYVHGGLSEDALKLFNQMRSEDVKPCDYTYAGAVAACGELGALKHGKQLHAHIVQCGFEASNSAGNALLTMYGKCGAVKDARLVFLVMPNVDSVSWNAMIAALGQHGHGREALDLFDQMVAKGIYPDRISFLTILTACNHAGLVDEGFQYFESMKRDFGISPGEDHYARLIDLLGRAGRIGEAMDLIKTMPFEPTPAIWEAILSGCRINGDTELGAYAADQLFEMIPQHDGTYILLSNTYSAAGRWVDAARVRKLMRDRGVKKEPGCSWIEVGNKVHVFVVGDTKHPEAHEVYKFLEMVGAKMRKLGYVPDTKFVLQDMAPHQKEYVLFAHSEKLAVSFGLLNLPLGATVTVLKNLRICGDCHTAMMFMSLAVGREIVVRDVKRFHHFKDGECSCGNYW, via the coding sequence atgccgccgccgccgccgctgcacgccGTCGCCTCCCTCCCCTACCAATGCTCCGTCCTCCTCCGCCAGCTTGCCGCGCGCCACTCCCCTGTCCCGGCCTCCCCCCGCTCCTTCCTCCGCGCCCTGCGCCGCCTCCACGCGCGCCTCCTCACCGCCGCGCTCCTCCACGACCCGTCCCACCCCCACCTcacgctccgcctcctccacctctaCACCCTCTCGCCCGACCTCGCCGCCCCGGCGATCCTCTTCCGCTCCGACCCCGGCCCCATCGCCGCCACGTCCCTCGTCTCCGCCTACGCCGTCGCCGGCCGCCTCCCCGATGCCGCCTCCTTCTTCGACTCCGTCCCGCTCCCCCGCCGGGACACCGTGCTCCACAACGCCATGATATCCGCGTTCGCCCGCGCCTCCCTCGCCGCGCCCGCGCTCTCCGTGTTCCGCTCCCTGCTTTGCTCTGACTCCCTTCGCCCCGATGACTACTCCTTCACCGCGCTCCTCAGCGCCGTCGGCCACATGCACAACCTCGCGGCGTCGCACTGCACGCAGCTGCACGGAGCCGTCCTCAAACTGGGCGCCGGGGCTGTCTTGTCGGTGTCCAACGCGCTCATTGCGCTGTACATGAAATGTGATGCACCTGAGGTGTCCCGGGACGCACGGAAGGTGCTTGACGAAATGCCGGTTAAGGATGAGCTCTCGTGGACTACTATAGTCGTGGGCTATGTCAGGAAAGGCGATGTCCATGCTGCTAGATCAGCCTTTGAAGAGGTTGATGCAGAGTTTGATGTCGTGTGGAATGCGATGATTTCTGGGTATGTGCAATCGGGAATGTGTGCAGAGGCGTTTGAGCTGTTCAGGAGGATGGTGTCGAAAAGGATACCACCTGACGAATTCACATTTACTAGCGTCCTGAGTGCATGTGCAAATGCTGGTTTCTTTCTTCATGGGAAGTCTGTCCATGGGCAGTTCATTCGGTTGCAGCCAAATTTTGTTCCTGAGGCAGCTTTACCTGTTAACAATGCGCTGGTGACCTTATACTCCAAGTCCGGGAAGATTTCTGTTGCTGCAAGGATATTTGACAGTATGACTTTGAAGGATGTCGTTTCTTGGAACACCATTTTGTCAGGGTATATCGAGAGCGGTTGCTTGGACAATGCAGCTAGGGTATTTAAGGAGATGCCATATAAAAGTGAGTTATCATGGATGGTGATGGTATCGGGGTATGTTCACGGAGGTCTCTCAGAAGATGCTCTGAAGCTGTTTAACCAGATGAGGTCTGAGGATGTCAAGCCATGTGATTACACCTATGCTGGTGCAGTAGCTGCATGTGGTGAACTTGGAGCGTTGAAGCATGGAAAGCAGCTCCACGCACATATTGTGCAGTGTGGTTTCGAGGCAAGCAATTCTGCGGGAAATGCACTACTAACCATGTATGGTAAATGTGGTGCTGTGAAAGATGCTCGTCTTGTGTTCCTTGTGATGCCCAATGTTGACTCTGTCTCATGGAATGCCATGATTGCAGCCCTTGGGCAGCATGGACACGGTAGAGAGGCACTTGACCTCTTTGACCAGATGGTTGCTAAAGGCATATATCCTGATCGGATTTCATTCCTCACAATTTTAACAGCCTGCAATCATGCTGGCTTAGTAGACGAAGGATTTCAATATTTTGAGTCCATGAAAAGGGACTTTGGCATTAGCCCTGGAGAAGATCACTATGCCCGGCTGATAGATTTGCTTGGCCGGGCTGGAAGAATCGGAGAAGCAATGGATTTGATCAAGACGATGCCTTTTGAGCCTACCCCTGCCATTTGGGAGGCAATTCTCTCTGGCTGTCGGATTAATGGAGATACGGAACTTGGTGCTTATGCGGCGGATCAGCTCTTTGAGATGATACCGCAGCATGATGGCACATACATACTACTGTCCAACACATATTCAGCTGCTGGACGCTGGGTTGATGCTGCACGAGTAAGGAAGCTAATGCGTGATCGTGGGGTGAAGAAGGAACCCGGATGCAGCTGGATAGAAGTTGGAAACAAGGTTCACGTGTTTGTTGTTGGTGACACGAAACATCCGGAAGCGCATGAAGTCTACAAGTTCCTTGAAATGGTTGGTGCTAAGATGAGAAAGCTGGGATATGTTCCTGATACAAAGTTTGTCCTGCAAGATATGGCACCCCATCAAAAGGAATACGTATTATTTGCGCACAGTGAGAAACTGGCAGTTAGTTTTGGACTTCTAAACTTGCCTCTTGGAGCTACAGTTACAGTTCTTAAAAACTTGAGAATATGCGGCGATTGTCATACTGCGATGATGTTCATGTCACTGGCAGTTGGACGGGAGATTGTCGTTAGGGATGTTAAGCGGTTTCATCATTTCAAGGACGGAGAATGTTCATGTGGTAATTATTGGTGA